In Rutidosis leptorrhynchoides isolate AG116_Rl617_1_P2 chromosome 2, CSIRO_AGI_Rlap_v1, whole genome shotgun sequence, one genomic interval encodes:
- the LOC139890074 gene encoding uncharacterized protein, producing the protein MGDQTAITLISKIDFGNPLYLHASDTTNTPLIFIKLKGTENYNVWSRAMLLALSTKNKVGFVNGTCRKSTDNEVLAAQWDRCNSIVLSWLLSSISEELYSGQIFSATASVVWTELKETYDKVDGSITFNLHQKISSVKQSGSSLSEYYHKLNTLWKQYDEMVNLPACTCAAAPEFQRHNKVLKLMQFLMGLDDTYMSTRSNLLLRDPLPDVKSAYAILSREESHRGVSGVGSSKTQNYAFVAQINNNSWTNRNNNNGSFGRERGFNRGPNLNLKCTKCNKLGHTIDRCYEIVGYPSNYKKPVNGPIMIRISAG; encoded by the coding sequence ATGGGTGATCAAACTGCTATTACATTGATTAGTAAGATTGACTTTGGTAACCCTCTCTATCTGCATGCTAGTGACACAACCAATACACCTTTAATATTCATTAAATTAAAAGGGACTGAAAACTACAATGTTTGGAGTAGAGCTATGTTACTTGCATTATCCACTAAAAATAAAGTAGGGTTTGTCAATGGAACATGTAGGAAAAGTACTGATAATGAAGTCCTTGCTGCTCAATGGGATAGGTGTAATTCTATTGTACTATCTTGGTTGTTAAGTTCTATATCTGAAGAATTATACTCTGGTCAAATATTTTCTGCTACTGCTTCTGTTGTTTGGACTGAACTTAAGGAAACCTATGATAAAGTTGATGGGTCTATAACATTCAATTTACATCAAAAAATCAGCTCTGTTAAACAAAGCGGTAGTAGTTTGTCCGAATATTATCATAAACTTAACACATTATGGAAACAATATGATGAAATGGTTAACTTACCTGCTTGTACTTGTGCTGCTGCTCCTGAATTTCAAAGACATAACAAAGTTTTAAAGTTGATGCAATTTCTAATGGGATTAGATGATACTTACATGTCAACCAGAAGTAATCTTTTACTTAGAGACCCATTACCTGATGTTAAGTCTGCATATGCTATTCTATCAAGGGAAGAATCACACAGGGGGGTTTCTGGGGTTGGGTCATCTAAAACTCAAAACTATGCTTTTGTTGCTCAAATTAATAACAACTCTTGGacaaacagaaataataataatggcaGTTTTGGAAGAGAAAGAGGATTCAATAGGGGTCCTAACCTAAATCTTAAATGTACTAAGTGCAATAAACTAGGACACACCATTGATAGGTGTTATGAAATTGTTGGATACCCCTCTAATTATAAGAAACCTGTCAATGGACctataatgatacgcatatccgcaggaTAA